The nucleotide sequence GCCGAAATCATCGAACGAATCTACGACAACCGCGACCGGGAGTATAATGTCAACCGTCTGATCAAACGCCTGCGGCGCGTCCAGAACACCATGGGCGCCGAAGCCCGGGAAGCCTTCGCCCGCTACATACCCGACGGCGACATGAAAGCCTACGCCGACGGGCTGAAAGAGAATCTCCGGAACGACTTTCCCGGGACGATGGAGCTTCTTCGGAATAAAGAGTTCCAGGACCTGCTCGAAAACTACCCCCGCCCGAAAAAGGTCTTCTTCAAGGGGTACGACATCGTGGATACGGTGGACGACGAAGTGATGTTCCGGGTGGGCGACGACTACCAGAAGCCCCGGGACTACCTTCGGCTCTTCGAAGAGTTCGTCCGAAAGAACCCCGAGCAGATCGAAGCCATCGAAGTACTGCTCTCCCGTCCTTCGGACTGGAATGCCGACGTGCTGGACGACCTGCGCGACAAGCTCAGAAAAAGCCATTTCTCGGAAAAAGACCTGCAGCGGGGGCACGAGCTCGTCTACAAAAAGCCCCTTGCCGACATCATCTCCATGGTCAAGCACGCTTCGGACTACGACGTGCCCATCCTCACCGCCCGGGAACGGGTTGAAAAAACGGTGGCGCGGCTAGCCGAAAAACATGCCTTCACCGAAGAGCAGAAAAACTGGCTCGCCTACATTCGGGAGCACCTCATCGAAAACCTCGCCATATCGCCGGAGGATTTCGAAACCATGCCGGTCTTCGAGCGCCACGGCGGCCTCACCAGGGCGAAGCGGATCTTCGGGGATGCCTTCGACGCGATACTGAAGGAAATCAACGAATCGCTTGCCGCCTAATACACTATAGAAAAGGGAATGAGCCATGTCCGACGTCGTAAATAAACTCTGGGGTTTCTGCCACACCCTTCGCCATGACGGAATCGACTACGGCGACTACATCGAGCAGCTTACCTACCTGATGTTCCTCAAGATGGCCCATGAAAAGGACATCGACCTCTCCGGCATCCGGTACGAAGAAGACAGGAACACCGTCACCCTCGACTGTTCATGGAGCACCTTCGTCAAAAAATCCGGGACCGAACTGCTGGACGCCTTCGCCCGAATACTGCGGGCCCTCGGCCGCCAGCCCGGCCTCCTGGGCGACATCTTCACCCAGGCCGTCCCGAGATTCACCAATCCGGTCAACCTGAAAAAGATCATCAACATGATCGACGAAGAGGACTGGTCCTCCATGGAGGTGGACGTCAAGGGCGCCGCCTTCGAAGGGCTGCTGGAAAAATCCGCCGCCGAGGGAAAGAAGGGTGCGGGGCAGTACTTTACCCCCTGGGTACTCATACAGACCATCGTCAACGTCATGCGCCCCGACCCTAGGGCATCCCGGGAGTTCACCATCTGCGACCCCGCCTGCGGAACGGCCGGCTTCCTGATGGTGGCCTACGAATGGCTCGTGAACGTCACCAAAGGAGCCCTGGACAGAAAAGACGTCCAGCGCATCAAAAAGGAAACCTACTACGGCCAGGAACTCGTCCCCCGGCCCCGGAGACTGGCCCTCATGAACCTGTTCCTCCACGGGCTGGAGCCGTGCATCTACCTGGGCGACAGCATCTACGAACCCGACCGGGGCGAACGGTACGACTGCATCCTCACCAATCCCCCCTTCGGAACCAAAGGGGCCAACCAGGCCCCGGTGCGGGACGACTTCACCGTCAGCACCAGCAACAAGCAGCTCAATTTCATCCAGCACGTGGTCACCATACTCAAAAGGGGCGGACGGGCCGCCATGGTGCTGCCCGACAACGTCCTCTTCGCCGACGCCGCGGGCGACGTCATCAAGTACCTGATGGAAGACTGCGATGTCCACACCCTCCTGCGCCTCCCCAACGGCACCTTCACCCCCTACAGCCAGGGAGTAAAGGCCAACGTGATCTTCTTCCGGAAGGGCATGAAAACCGAACACACCTGGATCTACGACTGCCGGACCAACATCCCCGGCGTCACCAAAAAAGACCGGCCCCTCGTCCCCGCCATGTTCGAGGATTTCGAGCGATGCTACGGCGACGACCCCGACGGACAGAGCGAACGGACAGACGGCGGCGAAGAGGGACGCTTTCGGAAGTTCTCGTATTCCCAGATCAAAGAGAGGAACTTCAACCTCGACATCTCCTGGCTGAAAGACGAAAACCTCGAAGACCCCGACTCCCTCCCCGAACCGCAGCTTCTGGTCGCCGACGCCATCACCGAACTGGGCGCCTGCGTCGATGAACTGCAATCGATCCTGGACGAAATAGAAGCGGAGAACGGGGAATGAGCGGGATACTTCCGAAGGGGTGGGTGGAGACCACATTTCCGACTGTTGCTCTCTTGAATCCAAAATCGTCGCTGGATGATGATACGGAAGTTGCTTTTGTTCCCATGCCGCATGTTCCGACGAATTTTTCGGATACACTGCGTTTTGAGAAAAAACTATGGCGGGATGTGAAAAGGGGATTCACCCATTTTAGGAACGACGATGTTATTTTCGCGAAAATAACACCCTGCTTTGAAAACGGGAAGGCGGCGATAGTTGCAGGCTTGCCGAATGCTCATGGTGCGGGAAGCACGGAATTTTACGTGCTTCGTCCGGTCATTGTTCCTTCCGCCTTGCTGTTTTACTGGGTAAAAACAGCAGCGTTTCTAAAAACCGCAGAGGCGCACATGACACCTGGATTCCCGGGTTATTATACCTAGGTTGGCGGCTCGACCCCGAAGCAGGCGTACAGCTCTCTCTGCTTCCCCGTTATCTCGCCGAAATAAGGGTTCTTTCCGGGGGATTCGAATTTTTCGATCACATTCAGCTCGTCCAGAAGCTCACACAGAGTATGCTTCTTGTAGAGCGACTTCTCCCGCATCGTCTTGTCGATCTGCGACAGATACGTCAACGCGATGAACTGAACGAAGAGCTTGCCCTCCAGGTTCTCCTCCGAAGAGACCGACGTCCGCCGAAGGTTCAACCGCTCCTTCAGATTCCCGAACGCCTTCTCTATCAAATCCTTGCCTCGATAGATCCGCAGCGCCTCGCGGCTCTCCTTCACATCGTTTGAGACAAGCGCGAAGCAGCCGAAGTTCTTCTGCGCCTTCTCGATCGCCTCCTGCTTCGGAGTCAGGCGAATTCCTCGAACGGGCGTCTCTCCGACATCGTAGTACGTCGCATAGAGCTTCTCGTGAGCCGAAACGCGCTTGCCGGAGCGAAGCTCTCTCTCCAGACCGTCCAGCATGGCGTTGAATTCGCATCTGTCCTCCACGTTCCTTCGTTCGTCCCGGAAGAGGTGAAGATATATCCGCTTCTCCCCGGTTTTCTTTTCTCCGCTGCGCTTCATCGTCTCGGTGTAACTCCAAGTCGTGCTCCGGCACAGACCGTAGACTTCGTGCTCCGAATCGTAGCAGGCGCGCTGCGTCAGCTTCGTCCGCTCCTCGTCAAGCATCTCCTTCACCCAGTTGAGCGAACTCCTGATCGCCATCAGGAACTTGCTGTGATTGCGATAGAGTTCGTTAACGTTCTTCTCGCTGTAGAACCCCTTGTCCATGACCAGCTTCACCTTCTTCGACCGCAGGAAGTCGATTTCGCTCAACAGAGTGCGAACCGTCGTTACATCGGCGATGTTCCCCGGCAGCTTCCTGTAGTAGATCGGCAGACGCGATTCCTCGCCGTACAGAAGCAGCAGGTTGATCTGCGGAAGCGGATCGCGATCCTTGTTGTGGCCGTACTTCACCTGCTTGATCAGCTTCGAGTACGACGAGACCGACGTGGTGTCGTAGACCAGAAACTCCTTCTCCATCCGCCGATTCGCCTGCATGCGAAAAAAGCGCTGCTTCGAATCCTCGTCGATCGAAGCGAAGATTTCGCTGCTCCTCTGCGAGGGGATGTCGGAGCCGAAAGGATGACTGTGCGTCTTCGCCCATTTCGGGAAACGACTCAGAGGATTGCTGTCCTCCAGAATCAGGTAGTAGGCGAGGGAGAGTATCTGCTTATGCGTATCCGGAAAGCATTCCTTCAGATCCCCGGCCACTCCGGTCCGCTCTCCGATGGCGTCGAAGAGGTGCGTCGCACCGTGGAAGAGGCGCGAGAACGATCCCGGTGGAGAGGAGACTTCATTTTTCTTCTCCGCTTCCTCAAGAGCCATTCTGAGCTTGTACTTTTCATTGGGCACGAAAACTCCGTCGACCATTTTTCCTATATAGTCGCGATCACTGGTAGAATACTTCTTCTCCTTGTCCCACCTTGGGAAGTAATCGTAAACACGTTCGACACCGTTGATCAACTGCGTTCTTCTCGGCATTCATTCCACCTCCGACATAGGTATATTATATACCTATGTCGAGAAGTTTGCAAACAAAATTTCTCAGTTACACCAAGGCTTCAAGTCGATTCCTAGGTATATAATTCCGGGAATCCAGGATGACAGGCACCGTCGGGCAAAAACGAGTCCCGAAAACTTTTGTAGAATCCCATCCTTTCCCTCTTCCACCCCTCAACGAACAAAAACGCATCGTTGCCAAGCTGGACGCCATCATGCCCCGCATTGACTCCGTGAAAGAGCGCCTTGAGAAGATACCGGCCATTCTCAAACGCTTCCGCCAGTCGGTCCTCACCGCCGCAGTCACCGGTAAACTCACCGAAAAATGGCGGGAAGAGCATCCGGATGTGGAGAGAGCGGATTTTGCACTGTCCATTGTCTCTAAAAAAGTTGCAGACTCCTATCTAAACGTATTTGAAGAAACTCAGACATATCCCTTACCTGATACTTGGTTGTACGTTCCGCTAGAAAATCTGGGAGAAGTCAGAGGCGGTGGCACTCCATCTAAATCTCAAGCGGATTTTTGGAGTGGTGCAATACCATGGATAAGCCCCAAAGATATGAAGGTTTGTAAAATTAAAAACGGGAAAGATTTTATTTCTGAAACCGCACTTCATGAGTCCTCAGTAAAAATGATTCCAGAGGGAAGCATTCTTTTTGTGGTGCGCGGCATGATATTGGCTCATTCTTTCCCAGTGGCATTAACGATGAATGATGTAACGATCAATCAAGATATGAAAGGGTTGACGCCGAATAAGAATGCGAATTGTGAGTATCTTCTATGTGTTTTCAAATACATGCAAACAAAAGTGCTGTCTTATGTTAAAGAGGCAACGCACGGTACCTTGCGTCTTGAAATACCAGTGATTCAGACGTTCGCTATCCCTCTCCCGCCCCGCGACGAGCAAAAAGAAATCGTCCGGCAGGTGGACAAGCTCTTCGCCCTTGCCGACAAAGTGGAGGAGCACTACCAGAAAGCCCGGGCCCAGGTGGACGCTCTTGCTCAGTCCGTCCTCGCCAAAGCCTTCCGTGGAGAACTGGTTCCCCAGGATCTCGACGACGAACCGGCGGAAAAACTGCTGCAGCGCATTCGGGAAGAAAAAGCAAAAATGGAAAATGAACTGAAAAACGCCTCCCGGAGCGCGCGGGGAAAAGGAAAAAAAGGCGCAAAGACCCAGCGCAACAGGCCCGAAGAAAAGTAGGCGAGAGAACCATGAAAAAAATAAAGGATATTCCCCAGTCCGAACGCCCCAGAGAAAAACTCCTCGAACAGGGAGCGCACTGCCTTTCCGACCAGGAACTGCTCGCCGTCATCCTGGGCAGGGGCACTCAAAAGGACGACGTGCTGGCCCTGTCGAAGAAAATCATCAAGATCATCGACGAAAAGGGTTTGCTCTTCTCCCCTCAAGACATCACTGCCGTTGACGGTATCGGTAGCGCGAAAGCTGCTTCAATCGCGGCGGCCTTCGAATTTGTCCGGCGAAGAATCAAGCCAGAAGGCCTGAAGATCAAATTTCCTGCGGACGTGCTTCCCCTGATCCAACACTATGCCGACAGAAAACAGGAACACTTTCTCAGCATCTCCATCAACGGCGCGAACGAGGTAATGAACGTCCGGGTCGTCAGCATCGGCCTGGTCAACAAAAGCCATGTCCACCCTCGGGAAGTCTTCGCCGACGTGATAGCCGAAAGAGCCTCCGCAGTCATCGTCGCCCACAACCACCCCCACGGAGAACTCAAACCAAGCCCCGAAGACCGCCACATCACACAACAGCTCAAAGAAGCCGCAAAAATCCTTGGCCTCAGCTTCCTGGATCACATCATCTTCAACACCAAAGGCTACTACTCCTTCGCCGAAGAGTTAAACTCATATCTGGTGTATGGACATTGAAAAAGAAGTGGCGTATCCTGCCGATTGGGCCAGCAAGCTCACAATCGACATTGGAGGGATACGCCATGAAAAAGTGTACTGCATCCTGCTCTTCCGGTCCAGAGGCTACGGTCAAAGAAACAACGGTCCCGGATTCTCTAACCGAACTTCTGCGGAAGGGAGCCGGAGACCTCATAGCAAAAGCTGTGGAGGCGGAACTGGAGGCGTTGCTTGCTGAGTGCTCCTCTCTCCGTCTGGAAGACGGGAGAGCGGCGGTTGTCCGCAACGGGTATCTTCCCGGACGGACTGTCCAGACAGGCATCGGAGACGTGGAAGTGAGGGTGCCCAAGGTCCGGGACCGGAGCGGCTCCGGCATTGTGTTCAACAGTGCGCTGCTGCCCCCGTATCTGAAGCGGGCGAAGAATGTGGAAGAATTTCTGCCCTGGCTCTACCTGAAGGGAGTATCCACAGGAGGGTACGGAGAGGCCCTCGAAAGCCTTCTGGGAGAAAATGCGAAAGGACTGTCGGCCAATACCATTGCCCGCCTCAAAGAGAAATGGACGGAAGAACACCGTGAATGGAACCGCCGGGATCTCTCGGACAAGAAGTACGTTTACTGGTGGGCGGACGGAGTGTACAGCAAGGTAAGGATGGACGACAAGCTCTGCCTCCTGGTCATCATCGGGACCACGGAGAAGGGAGTGAAAGAACTGGTGGCGGTGGAAGACGGCTACCGGGAATCCGAGGCGAGCCGGCATGAGGTTCTTGCGGGACTTCGATCCAGGGGGCTGAAAGCGGGACCGAAGCTTGCAGTGGGCGACGGGTCGCTGGGCTTCTGGAACGCCCTGCGGAAAGAATATCCCGAATGCGTACATCAGCGGTGCTGGGTCCACAAGACGGCGAACGTGCTGAACAAGGTGCCGAAATCGCTCCAGGGGAAGATGAAGGCGGACCTTCATGAGATCTGGATGGCCGAGACACAGGAAGGAGCGGGAAAAGCCTTCGACAGGGCGGTGGCAAAATACGGGGACAAATACCCCAAGGCCGTTGACTGCCTGAAGAAAGACCGGGAGGAACTCCTGGCTTTCTACAACTTCCCCGCGGCGCACTGGGTGCACATACGGACGAGCAACCCTGTGGAATCGGCCTTTTCCACCATACGGCTGCGGACGGCGAAGACCCGGAACTGCGGGTCGAGGGCGACGACGCCGGCAATGGTCTTCAAGCCGGCGCAATCGGCGGAGAAGAGGTGGAGAAAACTCAAAGGCTATGAACTTCTTGGAGAAGTCATCACGGGAGTGATTTTCAAGGACGGAATACGTGTATCGGACCAATCAGACAGGAACGCCGCCTGATGACCCATACACCAGATTTGACAATAACTCGTTTTATTGGAGCGAATCAGGGAAAATCGAGAAGAGCGCTACGTAAATGAATGCGATGAAGCAAGAAGGAAAGGGGAAAGAAATCCGAGACACTTTTTACCTGTAAAAAAAAGTGGATTCTCTGAAGTATCATGTTCTTGGGTTGATGTTGAAATACAGCAGATATGTAATGTTGAGACCGGTGCAACGCCTTTAAAAAGTAATGTGTCTTATTATGATAATGGAAAAGTGCCGTGGATAAAAAGCGGTGATATTCAAAATGGCGATATTTGGGAATGCAAGGGTCGAATTTCTGAAAAAGCATTAAAAGAAACTAATGTAAAGTATTATCCAGTTGATACATTGTTGATTGCTATGTATGGTGAGGGAAAAACACGAGGCCAGATTGGCAGGCTAAAATTCCCAGCGACATCCAATCAAGCCTGCGCTGCTTTAGTAAATCCGAGTTTGGACGAAGCAACCAGAATGTATATCTTCCTCTACGGATTAAGTCAGTATGAGCGGCTAAGGATGCAATCGGCGGGGGGAAATCAGCCTAATCTCAGTCTGGAAAAAATTAAAGAATGGGTACTCCCTCTCCCGCCCCTCGAAGAGCAAAAAGAAATCGTCCGGCAGGTGGACAAACTCTTCTCCCTTGCCGACAAAGTGGAGGAGCACTACCAGAAAGCCCGGGCCCGGGTGGACGCTCTTGCTCAGTCTGTCCTCGCCAAAGCCTTCCGTGGAGAACTGGTTCCCCAGGATCCCGACGACGAACCGGCGGAAAAACTGCTGCAGCGCATTCGGGAAGAAAAAGCAAAAATGGAAAATGAACTGAAAAACGCCTCCCGGAGCGCGCGGGGAAAAGGAAAAAAAGGCGCAAAGACCCAGCGCAACAGGCCCGAAGAAAAGTAGGCGAGAGAACCATGAAAAAAATAAAGGATATTCCCCAGTCCGAACGCCCCAGAGAAAAACTCCTCGAACAGGGAGCGCACTGCCTTTCCGACCAGGAACTGCTCGCCGTCATCCTGGGCAGGGGCACTCAAAAGGACGACGTGCTGGCCCTGTCGAAGAAAATCATCAAGATCATCGACGAAAAGGGTTTGCTCTTCTCCCCTCAAGACATCACTGCCGTTGACGGTATCGGTAGCGCGAAAGCTGCTTCAATCGCGGCGGCCTTCGAATTTGTCCGGCGAAGAATCAAGCCAGAAGGCCTGAAGATCAAATTTCCTGCGGACGTGCTTCCCCTGATCCAACACTATGCCGACAGAAAACAGGAACACTTTCTCAGCATCTCCATCAACGGCGCGAACGAGGTAATGAACGTCCGGGTCGTCAGCATCGGCCTGGTCAACAAAAGCCATGTCCACCCTCGGGAAGTCTTCGCCGACGTGATAGCCGAAAGAGCCTCCGCAGTCATCGTCGCCCACAACCACCCCCACGGAGAACTCAAACCCAGCCCCGAAGACCGCCACATCACACACCAGCTCAAAGAAGCCGCAAAAATCCTGGGCATCAGCTTCCTGGATCACATCATCTTCAACACAAAAGGCTACTACTCCTTCGCCGAAAGCGACGAACTATAAAAGAAAACTCGCTGCCGGACAGGGCCAAGGGTTGAACAAAAAATCGTTGCTCTATTCGTAAAAAAAACTTGCACAAAAAGATGTATTGTAGTAAAAAATACGATAGTAATGCCTTTTAAGTTTTTTAATAATGGTCTTTTGTCTTTAATACGTTCATCCGCCGCGAGAGGAGCGTCCCATGAAGACTACCTCCACTCTGACTGACGGAGGAATCTTCTCTTCTTCACCGCGATAAAGCGCATCGTCAATCATACACCTCGTAAACTTCACACTTGCGTTTCCGGCGGGCGGTCTCTTCGTCTTCTTTCCGGGAGACCGAAACACCTTCCGGCTCGTAGTCGAACGGAAGCGGGGAGAGTCGAATCCATATCGGGAGGAGCTTCGGGAAATGGAGCATCTGCATCAGCTTTCTCAATCCGATCTTGAGGTAGCTCAAACCACGTTTCCCGTGGGTGTCGACGTTCGCGCGCTCTCCCGCGCGCTCCGTCTCGATTCCGAGTTCCGCCATCAGAACGGCGGCCGTCGCGATCACGCACAGCAGCCGCTCGATCCTCTTCTCGTCGCGTATCCGGCTCTTCGAAAGACCGAAACACCCGCTCTTCTCGTCGAGAAACTCCTCCTCGATGCAGAAACGTTTCGAGTAGTCGCGGAAGATGTCCGTGAAGTGACCTCCGAAGGAGACGATGTACCACGGTTCTTCGCCTGCGGGCATCGGCAGCAGCGCGCCGAACGTCACGCCGCCGATTCCGGCGTAGGAGGCGTTCCTCCAGAATCGGGGGAGTCCGCGCTTCAGACAGAGTTTTCCCGGTACGATCACCTCCCCCTTCCTCGTCCGTACGGGGGCGTCGCTCTTCGCTCTTATTCTGCACCACCAGCCGAGCTGTTTCAGAAGCTCGAAGAGAGAAGCGTTCTGGAATCCCCTGTCCGCGAGAAAGATCGGCTGCGTCCCGGACGGAATCATGGCCGCGACCTCCTCCAGGAGCCCCCGATACGCGGAGAAGGGAACCGAGGCGCTTTTGCTCTTCCGCACGGACCAGACCAGCGGAACCGCCCTGTCGAGAAAGATCAGGGAGACGCGAACCATGCAGAAGGCGTTGAAAAGGATGGACGTGTCCAGAGCGATGTGGACGTGTTTTCCCGCTTTCGATATCAGGCGCTCCGTAAGAGGGTGAAGAAGGAACCCGGGATCGATCCTCGGATTGCGGAGCCATTCGCGGAAACGTCGCGCCCTGCTGTATGCGCGCGCGGCTCTGCCGAACTCGAAGGAGCCCCATTCGTCGAGACTGGTCTTTTTCGACAGGCAGAGAGCTGCCACCATCGCGCCGAGCGTTTCTATGAGCCTTCGGTCGAGAAACGGAGCGAGGTGTTGATAAAGGAGGCGGATGATTGTAGTATGTAGAGGCGGCCTGTTGATGATCGATTCCCCCGTTCTGTATAGTTTCGGCGAACGTATTGAACACGGGAAACGATGAATTGTCTACAGGCCGTTCTTTTTTCAAGGTGCTTTATTGTTCCGCACTGCCGCCGGGACGAAACGGAGGACATTCAATCCATACAATCCATACTTTATCATGGTGAATCGGAAAAGATTCCTCCGTCAGTCAGACCTCCACTATTCCAAACAAATACCTTGGCTATACTGCTCATAATAACAGTTCGAAATATTGCATGCGCGTGGAATCCTTGCTTTTAGTAGCTGTAACGCGGAGGTGTTTTATGTTAAAGCGAGGTAATTAAATGCATATTTGTAAAATCTGTGGACAAAGTGCGGTTTATGCAGATAAGGGCTCTTTTGATGCATATTCTGTAAATTGTCCCTTGTGTGGTTATTATTATATTACACGAACTGCATTTGTTAACTTGGAAAGCGCAGGGTTATCGCTTCGGCAGAAAGCGAATATTTCGGGGTGGCTACGTGAAAACCCACAGTTTGAAATATCCAGCTCTAACATAGAATTCCTTTCACGACTGAACACGCCCTCATTTCACGAACGTGCGGACAAGCTTCTGTTGTTTCTTGAAAAAGAAACCGAGTTTGCTGGCGAATATTTAGAGAGAGCTAGCGATTGGATAAGCCATTGTTGGTGTATTAACCAGGAAGAACTAATCGAAATCTTATCATTTCTAACTGAGGTAAAACGAATCAGGCAAAATGAGTCTTTGGCGAGTTCGACTTTGAAGATCGAAGCAAATGGTTGGGAGCATCTCGAAAAGATTAAAAAAATAAATGCACAAAGTCCCCAGTGTTTCGTAGCAATGTGGTTTTCTGATGATTTAGAAAAAATTTATGATGAAGTAATTTCAGCAGGCATAATAGAGGCAGGATACACGCCACATAGAGTTGACCGACGAGAATACAATGGAAAGATTGACGATGAAATAATAGCACAAATAAAACAAAGTAAATTTTTACTTGCTGATTTCACGGGAAATAGGGGTGGCGTTTATTACGAAGCTGGCTTTGCTAAAGGCTTGAATATAGAAGTGATTTGGTCTTGTAGAGCTGATCATTTAGAAGATCTCCATTTTGACATCCGCCAATACAATTGCATCGTTTGGTCAGAAAATAATCTGGAAGAATTTAAAAAAAGAATAAAAAACAGGATTGGCGCAACGATAGGTTTTCGTTGAAAAATGCTATTGCATTTCATTAAAATGCTAGATAGATATAAGAAACCTTCGAAGGAGAAAGAGTCGTAAATCGTGAATTAAATTCGTGTTCTGCTTGATTCTTGTTTAGGGAGGCAGGTGAATAATTGGTATGGGCGGTTTAGTTGATATGTACGAAAGCGATAATGAAAGACGTGAAGATTCCCTAAGATTTAACCGCTACGAGCGGGACGATCACTTGGATGGGGGAGAGGTTAAGAGTGTTCCACGTCCAGTTAGATTTTTTTCCTGTACAAAATGCTCGAAAGCGTTCTACACAGCTGAAGAGCTTGCCGTGCATTATCTACAAGAACATTATAGCCTTGAAAATCCTTTATCGGCACCGAGTCTTTTCGTTAAAGGGCATCCCTTGCCCGTTAAAGCCACAATCCGTTCGCGACTTTCAGAACGGGATATAACCGTGTTTCATTGTGACAAGTATGAAGTAGATAAAAATGGATCCGGATGGCAAATCCTATCAGAAGAGAAATTTAAAAAGCTGATAGTAACGGAAACGGATTCAACAATGATGATTCGTCTGACTCGTTTTAGAAGAGTTGATGATTCATCGTCTTTTTCGGAATACCATCTTTATTTCCGGATTCCTGATAATGCGGTCCTGGATGATGTCGATAGAGCTTTTTTAAAACACCTTGTCAAGAAAAATTTAACACACTTCGACCTTAGCAATTTCAGCTCTGCCCTACCTGATGAAAATTCTGCAAGGGAATACGGAGACGCACTGGGGAACTTCGCCCTTGCCCTATTGATAAAGGAGTCCACGAATGACGTCCTGGGGAAAAACATAAACTTTGAAGAGTACACAGTGAAATTTCATTCAGCTTTCGATGTACTGAAGCATTTTGTCCGGCCAGTTGCGTTTGCTGTAACTTCTGTTATTCGTTTCAACCTGAATGACTTTTTGGATAATCAGCCTGATTCAATGCCTGTTTTGTACAAAGCTAATAGTTTTTTTCAAAGCTTAATTCTGAATAGGAATGCAATAAGATCGAGCAAGGCACTCCCAGAAGTGCGTAAGGGTGAGGGTGTCACACCTATTTGTCCGGTTGACCAGGTTTCGGATTTGATTATAAAAGCATCGGAGAGCCTGCAAAATAATCAAGCCTCATTCATTGACCGGAAAGATTTCTTGGCATTGTCTCATGAAACCCCAATTAGCGAATATGATCGGGTAAAGATCGATGTTCTTTTTGCTGAAAGTTGCCTTCGTTCCAAGCGGCTTAAAATTGCAGAGCCAATTTTAAGGCAATTGCAGTTTCATCCTCTATTTGGGGATTGGGCCAGAAAAAAGGTAGAGAAGGGATTTTTCTTATGGAAAAGGTAATTAAAAACGCTAAAAAAGTAGCGAAAACCAAAAAGGTGAAGAATGTTCTTCTTGAGACAGATTTTAATAAAGCGTGGACAGAATTCTTCCAGTCAAAAAAAATACCAGCGGAGAGATTTTTTAAGAATATTTCAGCTGGCACTAAAAAAGATTTACTGGACGTTCCAATAGATGTTTCTTTTAAAGAAGAGCTGGTAACTGTTTACTTTTCCCGTTCGAACAACATCGACAGGCTGTTGGATCTTCTACAGAATGTCCATAGGTCCGGAAAACAATTCCAAGGGTT is from Aminivibrio sp. and encodes:
- a CDS encoding transposase; translation: MVAALCLSKKTSLDEWGSFEFGRAARAYSRARRFREWLRNPRIDPGFLLHPLTERLISKAGKHVHIALDTSILFNAFCMVRVSLIFLDRAVPLVWSVRKSKSASVPFSAYRGLLEEVAAMIPSGTQPIFLADRGFQNASLFELLKQLGWWCRIRAKSDAPVRTRKGEVIVPGKLCLKRGLPRFWRNASYAGIGGVTFGALLPMPAGEEPWYIVSFGGHFTDIFRDYSKRFCIEEEFLDEKSGCFGLSKSRIRDEKRIERLLCVIATAAVLMAELGIETERAGERANVDTHGKRGLSYLKIGLRKLMQMLHFPKLLPIWIRLSPLPFDYEPEGVSVSRKEDEETARRKRKCEVYEVYD
- the radC gene encoding DNA repair protein RadC — its product is MKKIKDIPQSERPREKLLEQGAHCLSDQELLAVILGRGTQKDDVLALSKKIIKIIDEKGLLFSPQDITAVDGIGSAKAASIAAAFEFVRRRIKPEGLKIKFPADVLPLIQHYADRKQEHFLSISINGANEVMNVRVVSIGLVNKSHVHPREVFADVIAERASAVIVAHNHPHGELKPSPEDRHITHQLKEAAKILGISFLDHIIFNTKGYYSFAESDEL